A portion of the Acidisarcina polymorpha genome contains these proteins:
- a CDS encoding HlyD family secretion protein, with amino-acid sequence MILGKQGGLPSVSVKPRSFIIPVLILVAAGALFAIIARRWVYWQSSAATEKTDDAYVRANIVPLSTRISDTLHDLNVNDYQTVRAGQLVAKLDDKDYRSELDQAESSLDAANAALQDNQVQKQVQRASIAAAQQQVEEAVSAESTAAANVATANSEVVRADEERQRQEALYAENAATRQTLEKAVADSRRAHANLDGAESDRMKAAATVQQARATVLGDERTLKLLNSKDEDYRASIRERAAAVDTAQVQLNYTKIYAPADGRVGERKVFPGQLVSPGLEVISLVEGVTWIEANYQETQLAGMRVGDAADIHIDAMPSYSFHGHVMEIAPTSGAAGSLLPPENATGNFTKVVQRLPVKVAIDSGSVSANQLQPGLSAEVYIHASGARH; translated from the coding sequence ATGATCCTTGGTAAGCAAGGGGGATTGCCATCTGTGAGCGTAAAGCCGCGAAGCTTCATTATCCCAGTGTTGATCTTAGTTGCGGCTGGCGCTCTGTTCGCGATCATCGCGCGGCGTTGGGTGTATTGGCAGTCGAGCGCGGCGACCGAGAAGACCGACGATGCGTATGTGCGGGCCAACATCGTGCCATTGAGCACACGCATCTCTGACACGTTGCACGATTTGAACGTTAATGACTATCAGACCGTTCGTGCCGGTCAATTGGTGGCAAAACTCGACGATAAAGATTACCGGTCTGAGCTTGACCAAGCTGAGTCGAGTCTCGACGCCGCTAACGCCGCCCTGCAGGACAATCAAGTCCAGAAGCAGGTGCAGAGAGCTTCAATCGCTGCCGCTCAGCAACAGGTGGAGGAGGCTGTCAGCGCCGAGTCTACGGCAGCGGCCAACGTCGCAACTGCCAATTCGGAGGTAGTTCGAGCCGATGAGGAGCGTCAGCGGCAGGAGGCTCTCTACGCGGAGAACGCGGCAACACGCCAGACGCTTGAAAAGGCAGTCGCAGACAGCCGCCGCGCCCACGCGAATTTGGATGGGGCGGAAAGCGACCGGATGAAAGCGGCTGCGACGGTTCAGCAAGCTCGTGCGACGGTGCTGGGAGATGAACGAACCTTGAAACTGCTGAACAGCAAGGATGAAGACTATAGGGCTAGCATCCGCGAAAGGGCGGCTGCAGTTGACACAGCGCAGGTGCAGTTGAATTATACGAAAATCTACGCGCCGGCAGACGGGCGGGTGGGGGAACGAAAAGTCTTCCCGGGCCAGCTCGTTTCACCCGGACTTGAAGTGATCTCGCTCGTGGAAGGGGTCACATGGATTGAAGCTAACTACCAAGAGACACAGTTGGCCGGCATGCGTGTTGGCGACGCGGCAGACATTCACATCGATGCGATGCCTTCTTACTCCTTCCATGGCCATGTGATGGAGATTGCCCCCACCAGTGGTGCGGCTGGGTCGCTACTTCCCCCTGAAAACGCGACAGGAAACTTCACCAAGGTAGTGCAGCGGCTACCGGTTAAGGTGGCAATCGATTCGGGAAGCGTTTCGGCAAACCAGCTGCAGCCCGGCCTGTCAGCAGAGGTCTACATACACGCTTCTGGGGCAAGACATTGA
- a CDS encoding MFS transporter, producing MSTSRSGNNPAEDVPEATASRQAAEDRHAQSERSQPQQDTEPKQGDEQSQEQKRVPWLGIAAVMLGLSTSVLLGQFISIGLADIEGAQHLSKDQGAWLAAVYNAGQMFIGPMTVYIGGLLGPRKVLLVAAPTVAISALLLGLTTSYPIMLTLLAIAGLGCGSFYPLTLTFVARSLPRPLFLFGIAAYGFDVVSSLHVAALLEGWYMQYLSWHWIYWQPALMALGMWALVQAGIPSDPTSSVDTAKLRPSWQSFVYASLGLVCLFLLLSQGVRLNWGTSGGVAALAAAGAFLLLASLISHLLQPNPLVDLRFIFRRNILLLSICLCVLRFSLLSSAQLVPTFLSTAQHFIPLQTGSVLAWVALPSLLCGVLAAVFMKYVDPRLLLAFGFLLTGSACLWDNELTSLWSRQNFFPTELLIGVGAAISVVSLVGCIVLEIVNSGAVKQPIDTLTFVAWFHTVRLFGGEIVSTLMGYLLFARFRFHFSRLADLVNTSRAATATQLLGMTRTIAMQSPSAGSSLALTGALLANRAERQTVTLTIEDAYILEALVIAIALVLVALIGREPLQFKDLLKDEQ from the coding sequence TTGAGCACGTCGCGCAGCGGGAACAATCCGGCGGAGGATGTACCGGAGGCAACTGCGTCGCGGCAAGCGGCGGAAGATCGCCACGCACAGTCAGAAAGATCACAGCCACAGCAGGATACGGAGCCGAAGCAGGGCGATGAGCAGTCTCAGGAGCAGAAACGGGTTCCATGGCTTGGTATCGCCGCGGTTATGCTCGGCCTGAGCACCTCTGTCCTTCTAGGACAATTTATAAGCATAGGCCTGGCGGATATTGAAGGAGCTCAGCACCTGAGCAAAGATCAGGGTGCTTGGCTTGCGGCGGTCTACAACGCGGGGCAGATGTTCATTGGACCCATGACGGTCTACATTGGCGGGCTTCTGGGTCCTCGAAAGGTGCTGCTGGTCGCAGCGCCGACCGTGGCAATCTCAGCTTTGTTACTCGGTCTGACAACGTCTTATCCGATTATGCTCACGCTCTTAGCCATTGCAGGCCTGGGCTGTGGCAGCTTCTATCCACTCACCCTGACCTTTGTAGCGAGAAGCCTTCCGAGGCCCTTGTTTCTCTTCGGCATCGCCGCGTATGGCTTCGACGTGGTGAGTTCTCTCCACGTCGCCGCCCTGCTGGAAGGTTGGTACATGCAGTATCTTTCGTGGCATTGGATCTACTGGCAGCCGGCTCTTATGGCGCTGGGTATGTGGGCCCTGGTACAAGCCGGAATTCCGTCCGATCCTACGTCCAGCGTCGACACTGCAAAGCTTCGGCCCTCATGGCAAAGCTTCGTTTATGCAAGTCTTGGATTGGTGTGTCTATTTCTTCTTCTCAGTCAAGGGGTACGACTGAACTGGGGGACCTCAGGCGGAGTAGCTGCGCTAGCGGCGGCGGGCGCGTTTCTGCTGCTTGCGTCCCTGATCAGCCATCTCTTGCAGCCAAACCCGCTCGTTGATCTTCGTTTCATTTTCCGGCGCAATATCCTGCTGCTCAGCATCTGCCTGTGCGTCCTCCGGTTCAGTCTGCTGTCTTCCGCGCAGCTTGTACCGACGTTCCTTTCCACCGCGCAACACTTTATTCCTTTACAGACCGGGTCGGTGTTGGCCTGGGTCGCCTTGCCTTCGCTTCTCTGCGGAGTGCTGGCCGCCGTCTTCATGAAGTATGTGGACCCACGCCTCTTGCTGGCCTTTGGTTTTCTGCTCACCGGTTCAGCTTGCCTTTGGGATAACGAACTCACCTCGCTATGGTCGCGGCAAAACTTTTTCCCAACCGAGCTTCTCATCGGAGTGGGCGCAGCCATCTCGGTCGTCAGCCTGGTGGGCTGCATCGTGTTGGAAATTGTGAATTCCGGTGCGGTCAAGCAACCGATCGATACGTTGACCTTCGTGGCATGGTTCCATACCGTTCGGCTGTTCGGTGGTGAGATCGTATCGACGCTTATGGGATACCTCCTCTTCGCGCGCTTTCGCTTTCATTTCAGCAGGCTGGCCGACCTCGTCAATACGAGTCGTGCCGCGACAGCGACGCAGTTGCTTGGCATGACCAGGACCATTGCCATGCAGAGTCCGAGCGCAGGATCGTCCCTGGCGCTAACCGGGGCGCTGTTGGCGAACCGCGCTGAGAGGCAAACCGTAACCCTTACGATTGAAGACGCCTACATCCTCGAAGCCCTGGTGATTGCGATAGCCCTGGTATTAGTAGCGTTGATCGGACGCGAGCCGCTTCAATTTAAGGACTTGCTGAAGGATGAGCAATAG
- a CDS encoding TolC family protein → MYQLKEFTCRPVPCLSLTLCCLGLVGLLLLSPPADGQSKAINPENIPAAQAPAAERELTLNQAIDLALEHNGELEVAKLDVQHFEALKAKARAQYLPKLTNNSDATYLTEREGVVLPRASLGVFPATGPIPAETIIIDQGAHLTYASRTYLNQPTLQLFATHAMNHSAKMDVETARLNVEDKSENTAIQVRQLYYQVLDAESQVRAAEEEVATFQKSDQEAGAEVREGSALPVKELVVLANLLQAESAALKTRNAERDDRLELNNVMGVPLNSRFRLVNLKAAELSVDALPTRDEAVRLAFAGQPEVLIAEKKVEKAKAEVRVAEDAFIPDLTISTHHSYQVGIALLVRNYGVFQGEFSYNLFNGGATRAQVRSQKSLLAEAQQNLANVRASTTVSIETAYDNVENAQLDLTAKQQAVLARGEGVRVADSSYAHGEILASERDMTHAQLAEAEVSEREAELNLSLARSQVKRVLGEIPR, encoded by the coding sequence ATGTATCAACTGAAGGAATTCACTTGCAGGCCTGTGCCTTGCTTGTCCCTCACTCTCTGCTGTTTGGGCCTCGTAGGGCTCCTACTGCTGTCTCCTCCTGCCGACGGACAATCGAAGGCGATCAATCCGGAAAACATACCGGCCGCTCAGGCCCCCGCGGCAGAGCGTGAGCTTACGCTGAATCAAGCGATCGACCTTGCCCTGGAACACAACGGCGAACTCGAAGTGGCGAAGCTCGACGTGCAACACTTCGAAGCACTGAAAGCGAAAGCTCGAGCACAGTACCTGCCAAAGTTGACCAATAACTCTGATGCCACGTATCTCACCGAACGGGAGGGAGTGGTTTTGCCACGCGCGTCGCTCGGAGTCTTCCCGGCTACAGGACCTATACCAGCAGAGACCATAATCATCGATCAGGGGGCGCATCTCACCTATGCCAGCCGAACCTATCTCAACCAGCCAACTCTGCAGCTCTTTGCAACGCACGCCATGAACCACTCGGCAAAGATGGATGTCGAAACAGCGCGGCTCAACGTCGAGGATAAAAGCGAGAACACAGCCATCCAGGTCCGCCAACTGTACTATCAGGTCCTAGACGCAGAGTCTCAGGTTCGAGCCGCTGAGGAGGAAGTCGCTACTTTTCAGAAGAGCGACCAGGAAGCAGGGGCCGAGGTTCGAGAAGGCTCCGCGTTGCCAGTCAAAGAACTCGTCGTTCTTGCCAACCTGCTGCAAGCAGAAAGTGCGGCGTTGAAGACTCGCAACGCAGAAAGGGACGATCGGCTTGAGTTAAACAACGTCATGGGAGTTCCGCTTAATAGCCGTTTCCGGCTGGTCAATCTAAAAGCGGCCGAGCTCAGCGTCGACGCGCTTCCAACCCGTGACGAAGCTGTACGACTAGCGTTTGCTGGACAACCTGAGGTGCTTATCGCCGAGAAGAAAGTCGAGAAAGCTAAGGCTGAGGTGCGAGTAGCTGAGGACGCGTTTATCCCGGACCTGACTATCAGCACGCATCACAGTTACCAAGTCGGAATTGCGCTCCTCGTGCGCAACTACGGGGTCTTTCAGGGTGAGTTTAGCTACAACCTCTTTAACGGCGGAGCCACGCGAGCGCAAGTGCGCAGCCAGAAGTCACTGCTCGCTGAAGCACAGCAGAATCTCGCCAACGTGCGCGCGTCAACGACAGTCTCCATCGAGACAGCTTACGACAATGTAGAGAATGCGCAGCTTGATCTCACGGCTAAGCAACAGGCTGTCCTCGCGCGTGGTGAAGGGGTGCGAGTCGCCGATTCGAGCTATGCACATGGCGAGATATTGGCCTCTGAGCGGGACATGACACACGCTCAGCTTGCAGAGGCGGAGGTGTCTGAGCGTGAGGCAGAGTTGAACCTTTCATTGGCGCGCAGCCAGGTAAAACGAGTTCTAGGTGAAATACCACGGTAG
- a CDS encoding MlaD family protein — protein sequence MKPYRAAVAAFVILGTLLFGLGLFLIGDHHKAFGHQMNLYTELANVNGLISGAHVRVSGYEAGQITQIEVPSHPNGKFRLRLHIDDKLKALIRTDSMVTVETDGLVGDKFLLVHNGTDGASAVAEGATLQSREPLELSAIMQKVSGTIDQADATMGDVRARLDNALDAITHTVNNTNGIVTGIREGHGPVGALITDQHITDDLKGTMANTRQATATLEGVSVRASQMVTDLQSRDLVGKADQSMDNIRDASAQIDESSKQLNINLSEALGPDAAGRTAGENLQGTLANVNTATSNMADDTEALKHEFFFRGFFKKRGFYSLEDLTPEDYRNSAYFRVQTKARAWLPEADAFAIDSGGRQVLTGAGRQQIDAFVGQEGATILNSPIVVEGYSKAQSSSDQVIESRERAIQVRDYIEKHFHLSSKSVGMIGLQSTPSVTSGKSSWSGACIVVLAKLK from the coding sequence ATGAAACCTTACCGTGCCGCGGTTGCGGCTTTTGTCATTCTGGGCACACTCTTATTTGGACTCGGCCTTTTTTTAATCGGAGATCATCATAAGGCGTTCGGCCATCAGATGAACCTCTACACGGAATTGGCGAATGTGAATGGCCTCATCTCGGGTGCGCACGTTCGTGTATCCGGTTATGAAGCCGGCCAGATCACGCAGATTGAAGTTCCGAGTCATCCCAACGGCAAGTTTCGCCTGAGACTACACATTGACGACAAGCTAAAAGCGCTTATCCGCACTGATTCCATGGTGACGGTTGAGACGGACGGGCTTGTTGGAGACAAGTTCCTGCTCGTACATAACGGAACCGATGGCGCAAGTGCGGTCGCCGAGGGTGCAACGTTGCAGAGCAGAGAGCCACTCGAACTCTCTGCCATTATGCAGAAAGTAAGCGGCACGATAGATCAGGCTGATGCGACCATGGGAGACGTCCGTGCTCGCCTGGATAATGCGCTCGACGCGATCACCCATACCGTCAACAACACGAATGGGATCGTGACCGGCATACGGGAGGGGCATGGCCCGGTGGGCGCCTTAATCACGGACCAGCATATCACCGACGACCTAAAGGGAACGATGGCCAACACACGTCAGGCAACGGCCACCCTGGAAGGAGTGTCTGTCCGGGCAAGTCAGATGGTCACTGATCTCCAGTCGCGCGACCTGGTCGGCAAAGCAGATCAGTCCATGGACAACATTCGCGATGCATCGGCGCAAATCGATGAGTCGTCCAAGCAGCTCAACATCAACTTGAGTGAGGCCCTGGGACCCGATGCCGCAGGCCGTACAGCAGGCGAGAATCTCCAGGGGACACTCGCAAACGTCAACACGGCTACCAGCAATATGGCCGACGACACTGAGGCTCTGAAACATGAGTTCTTCTTTCGCGGGTTCTTCAAAAAGCGTGGCTTCTATTCGCTTGAAGATCTGACCCCCGAAGACTACAGAAATAGCGCTTACTTTCGGGTTCAGACGAAAGCCCGCGCCTGGCTTCCAGAAGCGGATGCTTTTGCGATTGACTCGGGTGGACGGCAAGTGCTGACTGGGGCTGGGCGGCAACAGATCGACGCCTTTGTGGGGCAAGAAGGAGCGACCATCCTAAACTCGCCCATTGTGGTCGAAGGCTATTCAAAGGCACAGTCATCGTCCGATCAGGTTATTGAATCGCGTGAGCGGGCTATTCAAGTGAGGGACTATATCGAAAAACACTTTCATCTCAGCTCAAAGAGTGTCGGGATGATCGGTTTACAGTCCACTCCATCGGTGACCTCCGGCAAGAGTTCTTGGTCGGGCGCTTGTATTGTGGTCCTCGCCAAACTTAAATGA
- a CDS encoding ABC transporter ATP-binding protein, protein MSEGPVVEFCHVSKRFGRRNILCDVSFQVGNGEALCILGRSGVGKSVTLKLIIGLLKPDMGDVFIESESIVQFNEEDLTRVRRKMGFLFQSAALFDSFSVANNLALPLQRLEKNKSADEIKRRVDEALQQVGLASDKEKMPVELSGGMRKRAGLARALVLNPRILLIDEPSSGLDPITASEIDDLLLKIKQERHTTMIIVTHDVRGARRVADKVAVLDEGALVGFGSFADLEHNENDTVCKLLSES, encoded by the coding sequence ATGAGCGAAGGCCCAGTTGTTGAATTCTGTCACGTGTCGAAGCGGTTTGGTCGAAGGAATATTCTATGTGACGTATCGTTCCAGGTAGGGAACGGTGAAGCCCTTTGCATTCTGGGACGAAGCGGCGTGGGCAAGAGCGTGACCCTGAAGCTCATCATCGGGCTTCTGAAGCCAGACATGGGTGATGTGTTCATCGAGTCAGAAAGCATCGTGCAGTTCAATGAGGAAGACCTCACCAGAGTTCGTCGAAAGATGGGCTTTCTATTCCAAAGTGCCGCTCTTTTCGATTCCTTCAGCGTTGCAAATAATCTGGCTCTTCCCCTCCAGCGGTTAGAGAAAAACAAGTCAGCGGACGAGATCAAGAGACGGGTCGATGAAGCTTTGCAGCAGGTGGGCTTGGCGTCCGATAAAGAGAAAATGCCGGTGGAACTCTCGGGAGGCATGCGGAAACGCGCAGGACTAGCCCGCGCTCTTGTCCTCAATCCGCGCATCTTGTTGATCGATGAGCCAAGTAGCGGACTTGATCCGATCACAGCTTCCGAAATCGACGATCTGCTTCTAAAGATTAAGCAGGAACGGCATACCACCATGATTATCGTGACGCATGATGTTCGAGGAGCTAGGCGTGTTGCCGATAAAGTGGCCGTACTCGATGAGGGTGCGTTGGTCGGCTTTGGTTCCTTCGCGGATTTGGAGCACAACGAGAACGACACGGTTTGCAAGCTACTTTCGGAGTCCTGA
- a CDS encoding MlaE family ABC transporter permease, whose product MKEFLEVAGDLIFFAVASLRSGLRPPYEWRQLAVQIAEIGWRSLPLVVASGFAIGVVTTLHTRSTLVQFGAEAMIPGLQSMSFFNELGPLVTGLLLAGRVGAGIGAELANMRVTEQIDAIETLSVDSVKFLVVPRIVACAMAMPLLTTFENAAGLAGGYVAEVFRSHISAKLYLSEAFKSVEMANFVPPTLKTTVFGLLIGIVSCFFGYTINEGSAGVRRAATTSVVVSSLLIILSDVILVKLIFFLFPEHAI is encoded by the coding sequence GTGAAGGAATTCCTGGAAGTCGCTGGCGACCTGATATTTTTTGCCGTCGCTTCCCTCCGTAGCGGGTTGCGGCCGCCCTACGAGTGGCGTCAGCTGGCGGTACAGATTGCGGAGATCGGCTGGCGCTCATTGCCGCTGGTAGTCGCATCTGGCTTCGCGATCGGTGTGGTCACGACCCTGCACACGCGGAGCACGCTCGTTCAATTTGGTGCGGAAGCGATGATACCGGGTCTGCAATCGATGTCGTTCTTCAACGAGCTTGGACCACTTGTAACAGGTTTACTCCTCGCGGGAAGAGTGGGGGCTGGTATTGGAGCGGAGCTCGCAAACATGCGGGTTACTGAGCAGATAGACGCGATCGAAACGCTCTCCGTTGACTCGGTTAAATTCCTCGTAGTTCCGCGGATCGTGGCGTGTGCTATGGCGATGCCTCTACTCACAACATTCGAGAATGCCGCAGGTCTGGCCGGCGGATATGTGGCTGAGGTCTTCCGCTCTCACATCTCTGCGAAACTTTATCTGAGCGAGGCGTTCAAGTCCGTTGAGATGGCAAACTTCGTTCCGCCTACCTTAAAGACGACTGTCTTCGGGCTGCTGATCGGAATCGTCTCCTGCTTCTTTGGCTATACCATCAATGAGGGCTCCGCTGGCGTTCGACGAGCTGCAACCACAAGCGTCGTTGTCTCTTCTTTGCTGATCATCTTAAGCGACGTGATCCTGGTAAAGCTGATCTTCTTTCTTTTTCCGGAGCATGCCATATGA